In the genome of Leptospira terpstrae serovar Hualin str. LT 11-33 = ATCC 700639, one region contains:
- a CDS encoding DsbA family protein — MENIFKKWMENPISKIVLATNLVFALLFIVSVPSFVREYITQDAVSIGGKKYDLSDVKETSPIAYSKFQSEYKGLIKNTLGEFAQDKLFELVAKDKNIKPSEVLTQGFTPREPSEEDILNVYMSNKAQLGGKSLNETKDKIIGFLKNQQEQEHSRTVYRDIVTKYPVEFLIKEPAAVRVTVEEKNNPSIGPKDAKITIVEFSDFECPFCKRSQDVNQKLREKYKGQIRWVFRDFPLPFHQDAMYAHMAANCSITEGKYWDVFNLFFENSGNLGKSNVDALIVKAGIPKDKYQACMKNAVSLKAEIDADIQDGQKVGVSGTPAFFINGIFVSGALPFENFDEIIQKELKQ, encoded by the coding sequence ATGGAAAATATTTTTAAAAAGTGGATGGAAAACCCCATCTCCAAAATCGTCCTAGCGACTAACCTCGTTTTCGCCCTTCTCTTTATCGTCAGTGTTCCTTCTTTTGTTCGGGAATACATTACCCAAGATGCTGTCAGTATCGGCGGAAAAAAATATGACCTTAGCGATGTGAAAGAAACTTCTCCTATTGCTTATTCTAAATTTCAATCGGAATACAAGGGTCTTATCAAAAACACACTGGGTGAATTTGCTCAGGACAAACTCTTTGAACTAGTTGCCAAAGACAAAAATATCAAACCATCGGAAGTATTAACCCAAGGGTTTACTCCGAGAGAACCATCAGAAGAAGATATATTGAATGTTTATATGTCCAATAAAGCTCAGTTAGGTGGAAAATCTTTAAACGAGACAAAAGACAAAATTATAGGTTTTTTAAAAAACCAACAAGAACAAGAACACAGCCGCACGGTTTATCGCGATATCGTTACTAAATACCCAGTTGAGTTTTTGATTAAAGAACCGGCTGCAGTGAGAGTTACGGTGGAAGAAAAAAATAACCCATCCATTGGTCCGAAAGACGCAAAAATCACCATTGTAGAATTCTCTGATTTTGAATGTCCATTCTGCAAAAGAAGCCAAGATGTGAACCAAAAACTTCGCGAAAAATACAAAGGACAAATCCGCTGGGTTTTCCGCGATTTCCCACTTCCTTTCCACCAAGATGCAATGTATGCTCATATGGCTGCCAATTGTTCCATAACAGAAGGAAAGTATTGGGATGTGTTCAATCTGTTTTTTGAAAACAGCGGGAACTTAGGAAAATCCAATGTAGATGCTCTCATTGTCAAAGCGGGTATCCCCAAAGACAAATACCAGGCTTGTATGAAAAATGCAGTAAGTCTTAAAGCAGAGATTGATGCCGATATTCAAGACGGACAAAAAGTAGGTGTGAGCGGAACTCCTGCATTCTTTATCAATGGGATCTTTGTTTCGGGAGCATTACCTTTCGAAAACTTCGATGAGATCATCCAAAAAGAATTAAAACAATAA
- the thrB gene encoding homoserine kinase encodes MIRLPKILIQVPGTSANLGPGFDLMGLALDLRNEFEFSFSKEITKSITELKNGKPLPFSEKEDLVYQSYLSYFKKFLPNTTPPPYHCKMSLSLPLKGGLGSSASAIVAGLSLAREVHKRLEPATLPTEPDFTQYLAEFEGHPDNTLPAYLGGFVFAYSTFGERLRYFRKKFPSSVAIFVLTPEFHVSTEESRKALPKTYATADVIFNLSRIGAWMHFLDKRKFGDLLVGLEDKMHTPYRIPKSSPLFPLAETFTESGIGYCLSGSGPSLLVFLERKSVKSKQADLEEKISQIMGIAKIAYSFKRVKPDGLGVRIQTK; translated from the coding sequence ATGATTCGCCTTCCTAAGATTTTGATCCAAGTGCCCGGAACTTCCGCCAACTTGGGACCTGGTTTTGACCTTATGGGTCTTGCTCTTGATCTTCGTAATGAATTTGAATTTAGTTTTTCCAAAGAAATTACCAAATCAATCACAGAACTCAAAAACGGTAAACCATTACCGTTTTCAGAAAAAGAAGATTTGGTTTATCAGTCTTATTTATCCTATTTTAAAAAGTTTTTACCGAATACAACTCCACCACCTTACCACTGTAAGATGAGTTTGTCTTTGCCTTTAAAAGGTGGGCTTGGGTCTAGTGCTTCGGCGATTGTAGCAGGGCTTTCTTTGGCAAGAGAAGTGCACAAACGTTTAGAACCGGCAACTCTACCAACAGAACCAGACTTCACACAGTATTTGGCAGAATTTGAAGGCCATCCTGACAATACGTTACCTGCCTATTTGGGTGGCTTTGTTTTCGCCTATTCTACGTTTGGTGAGCGTTTGCGTTATTTTCGTAAAAAGTTTCCTTCTTCTGTGGCTATTTTTGTTCTCACACCGGAGTTTCATGTGTCCACTGAGGAATCAAGGAAAGCACTTCCGAAAACCTATGCCACAGCCGATGTAATTTTTAATTTGTCACGCATTGGGGCGTGGATGCATTTTTTAGACAAACGTAAGTTTGGTGACTTACTCGTAGGATTGGAAGATAAAATGCACACTCCCTACCGTATTCCCAAGTCTTCTCCCTTATTTCCTTTGGCTGAAACATTTACGGAAAGTGGGATTGGTTATTGTTTGTCTGGTTCTGGACCAAGTTTACTTGTGTTTTTAGAACGAAAATCAGTCAAAAGCAAACAGGCTGATTTAGAAGAAAAAATATCGCAGATAATGGGTATAGCAAAGATTGCGTATTCTTTCAAACGTGTTAAACCGGATGGACTTGGGGTTCGCATCCAAACAAAATAA